Proteins from a genomic interval of Saccopteryx leptura isolate mSacLep1 chromosome 13, mSacLep1_pri_phased_curated, whole genome shotgun sequence:
- the EMX2 gene encoding homeobox protein EMX2 isoform X2 has translation MFQPAPKRCFTIESLVAKDSPLPASRSEDPIRPAALSYANSSPINPFLNGFHSAAAAAAAGRGVYSNPDLVFAEAVSHPPNPAVPVHPVPPPHALAAHPLPSSHSPHPLFASQQRDPSTFYPWLIHRYRYLGHRFQGKSMVSEPKDEVQKTEAGGRRFRFATEEKRDTSY, from the exons ATGTTCCAGCCGGCGCCCAAGCGCTGCTTCACCATCGAGTCGCTGGTGGCCAAGGACAGTCCCCTGCCCGCTTCGCGCTCTGAGGACCCCATCCGTCCCGCTGCGCTCAGCTACGCTAACTCCAGCCCCATAAACCCGTTCCTCAACGGCTTCCactcggccgccgccgccgccgccgccggcagGGGCGTCTACTCCAACCCGGACTTGGTGTTCGCCGAAGCGGTCTCGCACCCGCCCAACCCCGCCGTGCCCGTGCACCCGGTGCCGCCGCCGCACGCCCTGGCCGcccaccccctgccctcctcGCACTCGCCACACCCCCTCTTCGCCTCGCAGCAGCGGGACCCGTCCACCTTCTACCCGTGGCTCATCCACCGCTACCGATATCTGGGCCATCGCTTCCAAG GTAAAAGTATGGTTTCAGAACCGAAGGacgaagttcaaaagacagaagctGGAGGAAGAAGGTTCAGATTCgcaacagaagaaaaaagggaCACATCATATTAA
- the EMX2 gene encoding homeobox protein EMX2 isoform X1, with protein sequence MFQPAPKRCFTIESLVAKDSPLPASRSEDPIRPAALSYANSSPINPFLNGFHSAAAAAAAGRGVYSNPDLVFAEAVSHPPNPAVPVHPVPPPHALAAHPLPSSHSPHPLFASQQRDPSTFYPWLIHRYRYLGHRFQGNDTSPESFLLHNALARKPKRIRTAFSPSQLLRLEHAFEKNHYVVGAERKQLAHSLSLTETQVKVWFQNRRTKFKRQKLEEEGSDSQQKKKGTHHINRWRIATKQASPEEIDVTSDD encoded by the exons ATGTTCCAGCCGGCGCCCAAGCGCTGCTTCACCATCGAGTCGCTGGTGGCCAAGGACAGTCCCCTGCCCGCTTCGCGCTCTGAGGACCCCATCCGTCCCGCTGCGCTCAGCTACGCTAACTCCAGCCCCATAAACCCGTTCCTCAACGGCTTCCactcggccgccgccgccgccgccgccggcagGGGCGTCTACTCCAACCCGGACTTGGTGTTCGCCGAAGCGGTCTCGCACCCGCCCAACCCCGCCGTGCCCGTGCACCCGGTGCCGCCGCCGCACGCCCTGGCCGcccaccccctgccctcctcGCACTCGCCACACCCCCTCTTCGCCTCGCAGCAGCGGGACCCGTCCACCTTCTACCCGTGGCTCATCCACCGCTACCGATATCTGGGCCATCGCTTCCAAG GGAACGACACAAGCCCGGAGAGCTTCCTTTTGCACAACGCCCTGGCCCGAAAGCCGAAGCGGATCCGAACCGCCTTTTCCCCGTCCCAGCTTCTGAGGCTGGAACACGCCTTCGAGAAAAACCACTACGTGGTAGGCGCCGAGAGGAAGCAGCTGGCGCACAGCCTCAGCCTCACGGAAACTCAG GTAAAAGTATGGTTTCAGAACCGAAGGacgaagttcaaaagacagaagctGGAGGAAGAAGGTTCAGATTCgcaacagaagaaaaaagggaCACATCATATTAACCGGTGGAGAATCGCCACCAAGCAGGCGAGCCCCGAGGAAATAGACGTAACCTCAGACGACTAG